One Corynebacterium uterequi DNA segment encodes these proteins:
- the eccB gene encoding type VII secretion protein EccB translates to MSSPMLPTTRVQVSGHKFLRRRVEHGLIFGDIRMIHDPLRSRSRALIFGVVALVLTMLGAGLFAWMKPEARPGEAPILADASGALYVHVDGRVFPVTNLASARLIVGEAADPARAGAEFFAGIEHGPLVGIPLAPGSIAEDFSALPAAWSVCSDAEQEVVVVGPAAPAPPRLSGDAALLVDAAGTQWLVTADGRRELPTADSADGRILRRNLGIGADTALLAVPEQVLSGWTHRPAWALPSPLPTVLDADGTWWARVDDSVTELTPTQAAILLDAGAPRETTTRAAAAGFRDGPPVNLPATVPQLSSQPGYVCALGDGGAGVSETLPPKTVVPGITEVSAVAGMPGQAIAVDTGHERHIIAPTGVRYPISEEGLVALGVASVGKAPWSVVGLLPPGAELSADRARRAVPLGEGDAPDGVVPDGL, encoded by the coding sequence ATGAGTTCGCCGATGCTGCCAACCACCAGGGTGCAGGTATCCGGGCACAAGTTCCTGCGGCGCCGGGTCGAGCACGGCCTCATCTTCGGCGACATCCGCATGATCCACGACCCACTGCGTTCCCGGAGCCGGGCGCTCATTTTCGGGGTGGTGGCGCTGGTGCTGACGATGCTCGGCGCCGGACTGTTCGCGTGGATGAAGCCCGAAGCCCGCCCCGGTGAGGCTCCCATCCTCGCCGACGCGTCCGGGGCGCTGTACGTCCACGTCGACGGCCGCGTGTTCCCCGTGACGAATCTGGCCTCTGCGCGGCTCATCGTCGGTGAGGCCGCCGACCCGGCCCGCGCCGGCGCGGAGTTCTTCGCCGGGATTGAGCACGGACCCCTCGTGGGCATCCCCCTGGCACCGGGGTCGATCGCGGAGGACTTCAGTGCCTTACCCGCCGCTTGGTCGGTCTGCTCGGATGCCGAGCAAGAGGTGGTGGTCGTCGGCCCGGCGGCACCCGCCCCGCCGCGGCTGTCGGGCGACGCGGCCCTGCTCGTCGACGCCGCGGGCACGCAGTGGCTGGTCACCGCCGACGGCCGACGGGAGCTACCCACCGCCGATAGCGCCGATGGCCGGATTCTGCGCCGCAACTTAGGGATCGGCGCCGACACGGCGCTGCTGGCAGTCCCCGAGCAGGTGCTGTCCGGGTGGACCCACCGGCCCGCGTGGGCATTGCCGTCGCCGCTGCCCACGGTGCTCGACGCCGACGGCACGTGGTGGGCCCGCGTCGACGACTCCGTCACCGAACTCACGCCGACCCAGGCGGCCATCCTCCTCGACGCCGGGGCGCCGCGCGAAACCACGACGCGGGCCGCCGCCGCCGGGTTCCGCGACGGCCCGCCGGTGAACCTCCCGGCGACCGTGCCTCAATTGTCCAGCCAGCCCGGATACGTCTGCGCCCTCGGTGACGGCGGGGCCGGGGTGAGCGAGACGCTGCCGCCGAAAACGGTGGTGCCGGGCATCACCGAAGTGTCCGCGGTGGCAGGCATGCCGGGGCAGGCGATAGCGGTGGACACCGGACACGAGCGTCACATCATCGCCCCGACGGGGGTGCGCTACCCCATCTCTGAGGAGGGGTTGGTTGCCCTTGGCGTCGCGTCGGTGGGCAAAGCCCCGTGGTCGGTGGTGGGTTTACTGCCGCCGGGGGCTGAGCTCAGCGCCGATCGTGCCCGGCGGGCGGTACCCCTCGGCGAAGGGGACGCCCCGGACGGCGTCGTGCCCGACGGCCTGTAA
- a CDS encoding S8 family serine peptidase: MRRLAAVAATAMLSLAMGGTPMLIAQDAPTDAPPEEVIRPPECPQPVPAPPPDEPAVSRDYLGVASGAGIRVAVIDTGVAAHPELGTLEAVADLVDPDFPQPLLDCDGHGTVVAGVIAGRSLGVAPDATVLSIRQTSAARGGIGEPVGTVATLAEAINQAVAAGANVINISVVACLSPAEVAAADLRVLDEALAAAEAAGVVVVAAAGNTTGGCADDSVALPAHAETVLTVGAREDAYHLADYSLPGADVSAGAFVPTAVSPTGEGFAGALTLPTGELIEFRGTSFAAPVVTGTVALLRQLHPELSAAEVRAHVLSAAEGGFVDPAAVLQHVPTTPASLSQQHAWLSPPHPAPDDVERRGKGLLAAAVAILVAAAAAGGVLRGGWGPVTGRRARRRPGRPLRRGVPPAGHDRR, translated from the coding sequence ATGCGGCGCCTCGCCGCCGTGGCGGCGACGGCCATGCTTAGCCTCGCGATGGGCGGGACTCCCATGCTCATCGCCCAAGACGCGCCGACCGACGCGCCGCCCGAGGAGGTCATCCGGCCCCCGGAGTGCCCCCAACCGGTGCCGGCCCCGCCACCGGATGAGCCGGCCGTTAGCCGGGACTATCTCGGGGTGGCCAGTGGCGCCGGCATCCGGGTCGCTGTCATCGACACCGGGGTGGCCGCTCACCCGGAGCTGGGTACGCTGGAGGCGGTGGCGGACCTGGTGGACCCGGACTTTCCGCAACCGCTGCTGGACTGCGACGGTCACGGCACTGTCGTCGCTGGTGTCATCGCTGGTCGTAGCCTCGGCGTCGCCCCGGACGCGACGGTGCTGTCGATTCGGCAGACGAGCGCCGCTCGCGGCGGAATCGGCGAACCCGTCGGCACGGTCGCCACACTCGCGGAGGCGATCAACCAGGCCGTGGCGGCGGGCGCAAACGTCATCAACATCTCCGTCGTCGCCTGCCTGAGCCCCGCCGAGGTCGCGGCGGCGGACCTGCGGGTGTTGGACGAGGCCCTCGCCGCCGCCGAGGCCGCCGGGGTGGTCGTCGTCGCGGCGGCGGGAAACACGACGGGCGGCTGCGCCGACGACTCGGTGGCGCTTCCTGCCCACGCGGAGACGGTGCTCACCGTCGGCGCCCGGGAAGACGCCTACCATCTCGCCGACTATTCCCTGCCCGGAGCGGACGTCAGCGCCGGGGCGTTCGTGCCTACGGCCGTGTCCCCCACCGGCGAGGGTTTCGCCGGAGCGTTGACACTGCCCACCGGTGAGCTCATTGAGTTCCGGGGCACGAGTTTCGCCGCTCCCGTGGTCACCGGTACCGTGGCGCTGCTCAGGCAGCTCCATCCCGAGCTCTCCGCCGCCGAGGTCCGCGCGCATGTGCTCTCCGCGGCCGAGGGCGGGTTCGTTGACCCCGCCGCCGTCCTCCAGCACGTGCCGACCACGCCGGCGTCGTTGTCGCAGCAGCACGCATGGTTGTCCCCGCCTCACCCCGCCCCCGACGACGTCGAACGGCGCGGGAAGGGATTGCTTGCCGCCGCGGTGGCGATCCTCGTCGCCGCCGCTGCCGCTGGCGGGGTTCTGCGCGGCGGGTGGGGTCCGGTTACAGGCCGTCGGGCACGACGCCGTCCGGGGCGTCCCCTTCGCCGAGGGGTACCGCCCGCCGGGCACGATCGGCGCTGA